One segment of Streptomyces sp. NBC_00576 DNA contains the following:
- a CDS encoding outer membrane protein assembly factor BamB family protein, which yields MTTEQVEEKVRETLHAVALDRVRAPGDLAEKVLRRRSRRRFSQAAGVVTAVAAITVGAVFGFGGGGAAEQHRPVRPASAPDGWKAWESGDPGASERGCLVDGAALYCAGSEFDAAKTDANTGKRLWTVKVNREGDGFDHPFAVRDGVVYAYRNHTSQNLPNGDYDGGTDLMAVDAGDGRLLWAVEMPQGDRSDQAAMLIDGAVLANTPSLRTMSALDPLTGKEKWHYTWDKGIACQRAVLSDVPYLLCTSDAEKPDDSRTDTDLFRLDPATGSAKKVTTVPGRQGLIGASEDRMVLIEAKDVLSDDKKLTTVSGSGQQTSHRYRVEGTTLAASEVVGDRLISVSRQGRASVYSLTTGRTLWTRPVGVEMPDQDAMQGIASPVVSAGQGVVYFFSPTGDLSGLDLRTGEQVWDGHVDTGSTGPDFGDSAQLLLYKDVLIARSGSRIDSLLPRISD from the coding sequence ATGACGACGGAACAGGTGGAGGAGAAGGTCCGGGAGACGCTGCACGCGGTCGCCCTGGACCGGGTGCGGGCGCCCGGGGATCTGGCCGAGAAGGTGCTGCGGCGGCGTAGTCGGCGCCGTTTCTCGCAGGCCGCGGGGGTGGTGACCGCCGTTGCCGCGATCACCGTGGGGGCGGTGTTCGGCTTCGGGGGCGGTGGTGCGGCCGAGCAGCACCGGCCTGTGCGGCCGGCGTCGGCGCCGGATGGCTGGAAGGCTTGGGAGAGCGGCGACCCGGGCGCCAGTGAGCGGGGCTGTCTGGTGGACGGTGCCGCGCTGTACTGCGCCGGATCCGAGTTCGACGCCGCGAAGACGGACGCCAACACCGGCAAGCGGCTGTGGACGGTCAAGGTCAACCGTGAGGGCGACGGTTTCGACCATCCGTTCGCGGTGCGGGACGGGGTGGTCTACGCCTACCGCAATCACACCTCGCAGAACCTGCCGAACGGGGACTACGACGGCGGTACCGATCTGATGGCGGTGGACGCCGGCGACGGCCGTCTGCTGTGGGCGGTCGAGATGCCGCAGGGCGACCGCAGCGACCAGGCCGCCATGCTCATCGACGGTGCGGTACTGGCGAACACCCCGTCGCTGCGCACGATGTCGGCCCTCGATCCGCTGACCGGCAAGGAGAAGTGGCACTACACCTGGGACAAGGGCATCGCGTGTCAGCGGGCGGTGCTGAGCGACGTGCCCTATCTCCTGTGCACGTCGGACGCCGAGAAGCCGGACGACTCCAGGACCGACACCGACCTCTTCCGGCTCGACCCCGCCACCGGAAGCGCCAAGAAGGTCACGACCGTCCCAGGCAGGCAGGGGCTCATCGGGGCCTCGGAGGACCGGATGGTCCTGATCGAGGCGAAGGACGTGCTCAGCGACGACAAGAAGCTGACCACCGTCAGCGGCTCCGGGCAGCAGACCTCACACCGCTATCGGGTCGAAGGGACGACCCTGGCCGCGTCGGAGGTCGTCGGTGACCGTCTGATCTCCGTGTCCCGGCAGGGCAGGGCCTCGGTCTACTCGCTGACCACGGGACGGACCCTGTGGACCCGCCCGGTCGGCGTCGAGATGCCCGACCAGGACGCGATGCAGGGCATCGCGTCTCCGGTGGTGTCGGCCGGGCAGGGGGTCGTGTACTTCTTCAGCCCGACCGGAGATCTGTCCGGACTCGATCTGCGTACGGGCGAACAGGTCTGGGACGGCCACGTCGACACCGGCAGCACAGGGCCCGACTTCGGAGACTCGGCCCAACTCCTGCTCTACAAGGATGTGTTGATCGCCCGGAGTGGCAGCAGGATCGACTCCCTCCTGCCGCGGATCAGCGACTGA
- a CDS encoding SigE family RNA polymerase sigma factor — protein sequence MKASNHDEFREFVAMRSTALLRLAVLLTGGDRHAAEDLLQIALMKAYGRWAHIGQHEAYVRKVMYRQQVNRWRLRRHSAETTVPVLPESGTDADAGADTELRIALWAALGRLTKRQRAVVVLRYFEDLPEAEVAALLGCPVGTVRSTAYRSLAKLRVLVPELGPGGPAEEVQSLTYSPKGVQG from the coding sequence ATGAAGGCCTCGAATCACGACGAGTTCCGGGAGTTCGTAGCGATGCGCTCCACCGCGCTGCTGCGGCTCGCGGTACTGCTCACCGGAGGGGACCGGCATGCCGCGGAGGATCTGCTGCAGATCGCGCTTATGAAGGCCTACGGGCGCTGGGCGCACATCGGGCAGCACGAGGCCTATGTCCGCAAGGTCATGTACCGCCAGCAGGTCAACCGCTGGCGGCTGCGCAGACACAGTGCCGAGACGACGGTGCCGGTACTGCCCGAGTCCGGCACGGACGCCGACGCCGGGGCGGACACCGAGCTGCGGATCGCGCTGTGGGCGGCGCTCGGGCGTCTGACGAAGCGGCAGCGGGCCGTGGTCGTGCTGCGCTACTTCGAGGATCTGCCGGAGGCCGAGGTCGCGGCGCTGCTGGGGTGTCCGGTCGGCACGGTGCGCAGTACGGCGTATCGGTCGCTGGCCAAGCTCCGGGTGCTCGTACCGGAGCTCGGGCCCGGAGGGCCCGCGGAAGAGGTCCAGTCGCTCACTTATTCGCCGAAGGGGGTCCAGGGATGA
- a CDS encoding NAD(P)-dependent oxidoreductase: protein MTDIDTDIDTDIGTPARTVAVLGTGIMGAAMARNLARSGHAVRVWNRTRAKAEPLAAENGVQVCDTPADAVRDADVVLTMLYDGDAVRDVMREAAPALRPGAAWVQSTTAGVHAIGELGTWAGELGLAFFDAPVLGTRQPAEAGQLLVLAAGPVEHRAAVEPVLAAVGARTVWTGEEGAAGSATRLKLVANSWVLAATTATGEVLALAQALGVDPQSFFDAIAGGPLDMGYLRAKAGLILDDKLTPASFAVSTAAKDARLIVEAGERNGVRLDVAAASAERFRRAAEQGHGDEDMAAAYFASFEEKGEKGDEKEE, encoded by the coding sequence ATGACCGACATCGACACCGATATCGACACTGATATCGGCACCCCCGCCCGCACCGTCGCAGTCCTCGGCACCGGCATCATGGGCGCCGCCATGGCCCGTAACCTCGCCCGTTCCGGCCACGCCGTCCGGGTGTGGAACCGGACCCGCGCCAAGGCCGAACCGCTGGCCGCCGAGAACGGCGTCCAGGTCTGCGACACGCCCGCCGACGCCGTACGGGACGCGGATGTCGTCCTCACCATGCTGTACGACGGTGACGCCGTCCGGGACGTCATGCGCGAGGCCGCGCCCGCGCTCCGGCCGGGGGCCGCGTGGGTGCAGTCGACCACTGCCGGAGTGCACGCGATCGGCGAACTGGGCACATGGGCAGGGGAGTTGGGGCTCGCCTTCTTCGACGCGCCCGTGCTGGGGACCCGGCAGCCCGCCGAGGCCGGGCAGTTGCTCGTGCTCGCCGCCGGGCCCGTGGAGCACCGGGCGGCTGTCGAGCCCGTCCTCGCTGCGGTCGGCGCCCGTACGGTGTGGACCGGCGAGGAGGGGGCCGCGGGCAGCGCGACACGGCTCAAGCTCGTCGCCAACAGCTGGGTGCTGGCCGCCACCACCGCGACCGGCGAGGTGCTGGCCCTCGCGCAGGCTCTCGGCGTCGACCCGCAGAGCTTCTTCGACGCGATCGCCGGCGGTCCGCTCGACATGGGCTACCTGCGCGCCAAGGCCGGCCTGATCCTGGACGACAAGCTGACTCCGGCGAGTTTCGCGGTGTCCACGGCCGCGAAGGACGCCCGGCTGATCGTCGAGGCGGGCGAGCGGAACGGCGTACGGCTGGACGTGGCCGCCGCGAGCGCCGAACGCTTCCGGCGCGCTGCCGAGCAGGGGCACGGGGACGAGGACATGGCGGCGGCGTACTTTGCGAGCTTCGAGGAGAAGGGGGAGAAGGGGGACGAGAAGGAGGAGTAG
- a CDS encoding beta-N-acetylglucosaminidase domain-containing protein — protein sequence MTPALKSASGLLAALALCVLGTAPAPAAAATPHSATAATVPHIWPTPQQLTPGHGTQPVPKQVVEVIGRATDPAARALVERVLRDAGARTIRTVTAGRPIPPAALTVYVGGPTENPATAKALKHLHAAPPTQLPSGGYTLATGKGTVALSGVDPTGTFYAAQTLRQLITHDSVPSVTVRDWPTTALRGVIEGFYGAPWTHETRLSQLDFYGRTKQNVYVYSPKDDPYLRANWRDDYPPAQLATLKQLVDRAAANHVRFTYALSPGLSVCYSSAADVNALVAKFESLYAIGVRSFAVPLDDISYTAWNCPADERKFGTGGGAAGAAQSALLNSVVKDFVDAHDDVTPLEMVPTEYSDLADSPYKTALREKLDPAVVVEWTGVGVIAPTISTEQASQARELFGHPILIWDNYPVNDYTTSRLLLGPYTGREAGVATQVTGITANPMIQAEASRLALFTSASYAWNPKAYDPRAAFLASVQDFAANAPRSTVISLRVFAENNYSSLLETTESPTLTPLLKAFTTAYESGDGLDKAARALTAYFRAMAAAPADLRANLPNSGFLTETSAWLDKLGAYGEAGSTAVQLMLAQRHGDTDAVSTLYARLQSQRRQLDSVPQQIAPGVLDRFLFDATLRAAPDPGPDASFTPTSLSLAPGGSTTATLTIADNRSTADRTTTWNLKEVDGLTVTPSTGTVSVPAGGKVTATLTFTAASGAGAGVRSVAVTGDGLVSRAIPVQITGVDGQSTRALTANFSGASVSSVDLASGTSTEIPVGNNPGEVVVSSDGRTAYAANQGSDTVSVIDVAAAKVTATVAVGDVPAGLALTPDGRTLWVADYSDDAVQPIDLATGTAGTKIAVGDGPENMAITPDGTTLYVANIHDSTVSPVDIATGKAGTPIAVGPNPFNVVAAPDGRTVYVSNSGGSTVTPIDTATNDTRPTFLVTGQAYGLAVSPDGRTLWVSASNGDTITPLDTVTGAPGTPVTVGRSAFDVTLDWNGTTAYVTTADAGTLVPVTTATGTVGTPLKTGAYPLAATVTGVPVN from the coding sequence GTGACCCCGGCACTGAAGTCAGCGAGCGGCCTCCTGGCCGCACTGGCCCTCTGTGTGCTGGGCACCGCCCCGGCCCCCGCCGCAGCGGCGACGCCCCACTCCGCCACCGCGGCCACCGTCCCCCACATCTGGCCGACACCCCAGCAGCTGACCCCCGGCCACGGCACCCAACCGGTCCCGAAACAGGTCGTCGAGGTCATCGGCCGCGCCACCGACCCCGCCGCCCGCGCCCTCGTCGAACGCGTCCTGCGCGACGCGGGCGCCCGCACGATCCGTACCGTCACCGCAGGCCGCCCGATACCGCCCGCCGCCCTCACCGTCTACGTCGGCGGCCCCACCGAGAACCCGGCGACAGCAAAGGCGCTCAAGCACCTGCACGCCGCACCCCCCACCCAACTCCCCTCCGGCGGCTACACGTTGGCCACCGGCAAGGGCACCGTCGCCCTGTCCGGCGTCGACCCGACGGGCACCTTCTACGCGGCCCAGACCCTCCGCCAACTCATCACCCACGACTCGGTCCCCTCGGTAACCGTCCGGGACTGGCCGACGACCGCCCTGCGCGGAGTGATCGAGGGCTTCTACGGCGCCCCCTGGACCCACGAGACCCGCCTCTCCCAACTCGACTTCTACGGCCGTACGAAGCAGAACGTGTACGTCTACTCCCCCAAGGACGACCCGTACCTGCGTGCCAACTGGCGCGACGACTATCCGCCCGCCCAACTGGCCACCTTGAAACAACTGGTCGACCGGGCCGCCGCGAACCACGTCCGCTTCACCTACGCCCTCTCCCCCGGACTTTCGGTCTGCTACTCCTCGGCCGCCGACGTCAACGCACTGGTCGCCAAGTTCGAGTCGCTGTACGCGATCGGCGTGCGCTCGTTCGCCGTACCGCTGGACGACATCAGCTACACCGCGTGGAACTGCCCCGCCGACGAGCGGAAGTTCGGCACCGGAGGCGGAGCGGCCGGCGCCGCACAGTCCGCCCTCCTCAACAGCGTCGTCAAGGACTTCGTCGACGCGCACGACGACGTGACCCCGCTGGAAATGGTCCCGACCGAGTACTCCGACCTCGCCGACTCCCCGTACAAGACCGCGCTGCGCGAGAAGCTGGACCCGGCCGTCGTGGTCGAATGGACGGGGGTCGGAGTCATCGCGCCGACGATCAGCACCGAACAGGCCAGCCAGGCACGGGAGTTGTTCGGTCACCCCATCCTCATCTGGGACAACTACCCGGTGAACGACTACACCACCAGCCGCCTCCTCCTGGGCCCCTACACGGGCCGCGAGGCAGGCGTGGCCACCCAGGTCACGGGCATCACCGCCAACCCGATGATCCAGGCGGAGGCCAGCAGACTCGCCCTCTTCACCTCGGCGTCCTACGCCTGGAACCCGAAGGCGTACGACCCCCGAGCGGCCTTCCTCGCCTCGGTGCAGGACTTCGCGGCCAACGCGCCCAGGTCGACAGTCATCTCCCTCCGCGTCTTCGCGGAGAACAACTACTCCTCCCTCCTGGAGACCACCGAGTCCCCGACCCTCACCCCGCTCCTCAAGGCGTTCACGACGGCGTACGAGAGCGGCGACGGCCTCGACAAGGCGGCCCGCGCCCTCACCGCCTACTTCAGGGCGATGGCCGCCGCCCCCGCCGACCTCCGCGCCAACCTCCCCAACTCAGGCTTCCTGACCGAGACTTCGGCCTGGCTCGACAAGCTGGGCGCGTACGGAGAAGCAGGCAGCACCGCCGTACAGCTGATGCTCGCGCAGAGACACGGCGACACGGACGCCGTATCCACCCTCTACGCCCGCCTCCAGTCGCAGCGGAGGCAACTCGACTCGGTCCCGCAGCAGATCGCCCCCGGCGTACTGGACCGCTTCCTCTTCGACGCGACACTGCGCGCGGCCCCCGACCCGGGCCCGGACGCGTCCTTCACCCCCACCTCCCTGTCCCTCGCCCCCGGCGGCAGCACCACCGCCACCCTCACCATCGCGGACAACCGCTCCACCGCCGACAGAACAACCACCTGGAATCTCAAGGAAGTTGACGGCCTGACCGTCACCCCGTCCACCGGCACGGTGAGCGTCCCGGCAGGCGGCAAGGTCACCGCGACGCTCACCTTCACGGCGGCGAGCGGGGCGGGGGCAGGCGTAAGGTCGGTTGCTGTCACGGGAGATGGGCTGGTCAGCCGAGCAATCCCCGTGCAGATAACAGGAGTTGACGGGCAAAGCACACGTGCTCTCACCGCCAACTTCAGTGGCGCGTCCGTCAGTTCCGTGGACCTGGCCTCCGGTACGTCGACGGAGATCCCCGTCGGCAACAATCCGGGGGAGGTCGTGGTCAGCTCGGACGGCCGTACCGCCTACGCGGCGAACCAGGGTTCCGACACCGTGAGCGTCATCGACGTCGCCGCGGCGAAGGTCACCGCGACCGTCGCGGTCGGTGACGTGCCGGCGGGCCTCGCCCTCACCCCCGACGGGCGGACCCTCTGGGTCGCGGACTACTCCGACGACGCGGTCCAGCCCATCGACCTCGCCACCGGCACGGCGGGCACGAAGATCGCGGTGGGCGACGGCCCGGAGAACATGGCGATCACCCCGGACGGCACCACCCTGTACGTGGCGAACATCCACGACAGCACAGTCAGTCCGGTGGACATCGCAACAGGCAAAGCCGGAACACCGATCGCGGTCGGACCGAACCCGTTCAACGTGGTCGCGGCTCCCGACGGGCGGACGGTGTACGTGTCCAACTCCGGCGGCTCGACGGTCACTCCCATCGACACCGCCACGAACGACACCCGCCCGACCTTCCTGGTCACCGGGCAGGCGTACGGCCTCGCCGTCTCCCCCGACGGCCGCACCCTCTGGGTCAGCGCGAGCAACGGTGACACGATCACCCCGCTCGACACGGTGACCGGCGCTCCGGGCACCCCGGTCACCGTCGGCCGCTCCGCCTTCGACGTCACCCTCGACTGGAACGGCACCACGGCCTACGTCACAACAGCCGACGCCGGCACACTCGTCCCGGTGACAACGGCGACGGGCACAGTCGGCACACCCCTGAAAACGGGCGCATACCCGCTGGCCGCAACGGTTACGGGGGTACCGGTCAACTAA
- a CDS encoding SCO5918 family protein, giving the protein MRCVIARFPFDLIMSEVTHKMDGVAPEPITSAAVGIGGVDYPVKQVGAVITRLDRRDFTEKEMIAALTRLGFTCRPAAAAAPARPAVIDPWAEMQ; this is encoded by the coding sequence ATGCGTTGTGTGATCGCCCGATTCCCGTTCGACCTGATCATGAGCGAGGTCACGCACAAGATGGACGGGGTCGCTCCCGAGCCCATCACCAGTGCGGCCGTCGGCATCGGTGGAGTGGACTACCCCGTCAAGCAGGTGGGCGCGGTCATCACCCGCCTCGACCGGCGGGACTTCACCGAGAAGGAGATGATCGCTGCGCTGACCCGGCTCGGCTTCACGTGCCGTCCGGCTGCCGCGGCGGCCCCGGCCCGTCCTGCGGTCATCGACCCCTGGGCCGAGATGCAGTAG
- a CDS encoding DEAD/DEAH box helicase, with product MNRSFADLGLPPSLLASLTAEGITVPFPIQAATLPDTLAGHDVMGRGQTGSGKTLAFGLAMLARLAGQRAEAGRPLALVLVPTRELAQQVVDALTPHARAMNLRMTTIVGGLPIARQARALGAGTEVVIATPGRLRDLVDRRDCRLDRVSVTVLDEADQMVDMGFLPQVTHLLDQVPRKGQRMLFSATLDADVGRLARRYLHEPVVHQTDPHAGAVTTMEHHVLYVDDVDKKTVATEIAARDGRVLMFMDTRRSVDRLTKHLLKSGVRAAALHGGRSQPQRTRTLAQFKTGEVTVLVASDVAARGIHIDDLDLVVNVDPPGGAKDYLHRGGRTARAGASGSVVTLVLPEQRREMRSLTRAAGVDPNTAKVAPGAAELTRITGARTPSGIPVVIPVPAPTPPAAPKADGSRGRSRSSRSRSGSGSGSGSGSASASASGTRSRRGSAEGGAATARTAGGGAAGKGRTAGGGTAKKASRPTGGGAKPPRVSGGNPSARTEQDSTGEPRGRRRRAPRNRRPGSDARQAG from the coding sequence ATGAACCGGTCGTTCGCCGACCTGGGCCTGCCGCCCTCGCTGCTGGCCTCCCTCACCGCCGAGGGCATCACCGTCCCCTTCCCGATCCAGGCGGCCACGCTGCCGGACACCCTCGCGGGCCACGACGTCATGGGCCGCGGCCAGACCGGCTCGGGCAAGACCCTGGCCTTCGGTCTGGCCATGCTGGCCCGCCTCGCCGGACAGCGCGCCGAAGCGGGACGCCCGCTGGCACTCGTCCTCGTACCGACCCGTGAGCTCGCCCAGCAGGTCGTCGACGCGCTCACGCCGCACGCCCGCGCCATGAACCTGCGGATGACCACGATCGTCGGCGGGCTGCCCATCGCCCGTCAGGCCCGTGCGCTCGGTGCCGGCACCGAGGTCGTCATCGCGACGCCCGGCCGGCTCCGCGACCTCGTCGACCGCCGCGACTGCCGCCTCGACCGCGTCTCCGTCACCGTCCTCGACGAGGCCGACCAGATGGTCGACATGGGCTTCCTGCCGCAGGTCACGCATCTGCTCGACCAGGTGCCGCGCAAGGGCCAGCGCATGCTGTTCTCCGCCACGCTCGACGCGGACGTCGGCCGGCTCGCCCGCCGCTACCTGCACGAGCCGGTGGTGCACCAGACCGACCCGCACGCCGGCGCCGTCACGACGATGGAGCACCACGTGCTCTACGTCGACGACGTCGACAAGAAGACGGTCGCCACCGAGATCGCCGCCCGCGACGGGCGCGTCCTGATGTTCATGGACACCCGGCGCAGCGTCGACCGCCTCACCAAGCACCTGCTGAAGAGCGGCGTCCGTGCGGCAGCCCTGCACGGCGGCCGTTCCCAGCCCCAACGCACGCGCACGCTCGCCCAGTTCAAGACCGGCGAGGTCACCGTGCTGGTCGCGTCCGACGTCGCCGCCCGTGGCATCCACATCGACGACCTCGACCTGGTCGTCAACGTGGACCCGCCCGGCGGCGCCAAGGACTACCTCCACCGCGGCGGCCGTACGGCCCGTGCCGGAGCCTCCGGCAGCGTGGTCACCCTGGTCCTGCCCGAGCAGCGCCGCGAGATGCGGAGCCTGACCCGGGCGGCGGGCGTCGACCCGAACACGGCCAAGGTTGCCCCCGGCGCCGCCGAACTGACCCGCATCACCGGAGCCCGGACGCCATCCGGCATACCCGTGGTCATCCCGGTGCCGGCGCCGACCCCGCCGGCCGCCCCGAAGGCCGACGGCTCCCGCGGCCGGTCCAGGTCCTCGCGGTCCCGGTCCGGTTCGGGATCAGGCTCAGGTTCGGGCTCCGCTTCCGCTTCCGCTTCCGGTACGCGCTCCCGCCGAGGGTCCGCCGAGGGCGGTGCGGCCACGGCGCGTACGGCGGGTGGCGGCGCCGCGGGCAAGGGCCGGACAGCGGGCGGTGGCACTGCCAAGAAGGCGTCGCGTCCGACCGGTGGCGGTGCCAAGCCGCCGCGGGTGTCGGGCGGGAACCCGTCGGCCCGTACGGAGCAGGACTCCACCGGCGAGCCACGCGGCCGTCGGCGCCGGGCGCCCCGGAACAGGCGCCCGGGATCCGACGCACGCCAGGCCGGCTGA
- a CDS encoding cold-shock protein, translating into MATGTVKWFNAEKGFGFIEQDGGGADVFAHYSNIATQGFRELHEGQKVTFDVTQGQKGPQAENILPA; encoded by the coding sequence ATGGCCACCGGTACCGTGAAGTGGTTCAACGCGGAAAAGGGCTTCGGCTTCATTGAGCAGGACGGCGGCGGCGCCGACGTTTTCGCTCACTACTCGAACATCGCCACCCAGGGCTTCCGTGAGCTCCACGAGGGCCAGAAGGTGACGTTCGACGTCACGCAGGGTCAGAAGGGCCCGCAGGCGGAGAACATCCTCCCCGCCTGA
- a CDS encoding GNAT family N-acetyltransferase, which translates to MTAAAIALDVPASATAPALHLRPWRPADVTALVEACRDPVLRRWTSHSVIENDEDGLRWIRSQRRSWEAGDRFCFAVLEAQPGPGQGELVGQVVLKCVAPGKRSAEVGYWTAAHARGRGVAPRALEALTVWAFDMPGPPGTDGLRSLELLHQEDNSASCRVAHKSGYELDRVRPATPPEFPRDGHVHVRHKGTDLA; encoded by the coding sequence ATGACGGCCGCCGCCATCGCCCTCGACGTGCCCGCGAGCGCTACCGCCCCCGCCCTTCACCTCCGCCCCTGGCGCCCGGCGGACGTCACCGCACTGGTCGAGGCGTGCCGGGATCCCGTACTGCGCCGCTGGACGAGCCATTCCGTCATCGAGAACGACGAGGACGGGCTGCGCTGGATACGGAGTCAGCGGCGGAGCTGGGAGGCCGGTGACCGGTTCTGCTTCGCGGTCCTTGAGGCTCAACCCGGGCCTGGGCAGGGTGAGTTGGTGGGACAGGTGGTCCTCAAGTGCGTCGCCCCCGGCAAGCGGTCGGCCGAGGTGGGCTACTGGACCGCGGCCCACGCACGGGGGCGGGGAGTCGCCCCGCGTGCCCTGGAGGCGCTCACGGTCTGGGCCTTCGACATGCCCGGCCCCCCTGGCACCGACGGCCTCCGGAGCCTCGAACTCCTGCACCAGGAGGACAACTCGGCCTCGTGCCGCGTGGCGCACAAGAGCGGGTACGAACTCGACCGCGTCCGGCCGGCGACGCCCCCCGAGTTCCCCCGCGACGGCCATGTGCACGTACGGCACAAGGGCACGGACCTCGCCTGA
- a CDS encoding TetR/AcrR family transcriptional regulator C-terminal domain-containing protein, whose protein sequence is MARETLTREQIVRAAIELLDAEGIEGLSMRKLGQRLGSAATAMYWHVGNKENLVVLAADEAWSEIAAPDVAEVGWRAAARQLVHDTYALSKRHPWLIPAVGQYFVYGHGMARMQDMSYAVYEAAGFTGWDLDWAVNTAYTFVTGAALDDATTAAMERARIRPGRGAEGEAEEDIVTWATGIAAQYPRLKARLDAQAGGDPDAMIREKFEFGVETILDGLEARLRTRTEMAGG, encoded by the coding sequence ATGGCACGCGAGACACTGACCCGGGAACAGATCGTGCGAGCCGCGATCGAACTGCTGGACGCCGAAGGCATCGAAGGCCTGAGCATGCGCAAGCTCGGCCAGCGACTGGGCTCGGCGGCGACGGCCATGTACTGGCACGTCGGCAACAAGGAGAACCTCGTCGTGCTCGCAGCGGACGAGGCGTGGAGCGAGATCGCCGCACCCGACGTGGCCGAGGTCGGCTGGCGGGCGGCCGCGAGGCAGCTGGTCCACGACACGTACGCGCTCTCGAAACGCCACCCCTGGCTGATCCCGGCCGTCGGCCAGTACTTCGTCTACGGCCACGGCATGGCCCGTATGCAGGACATGTCGTACGCCGTGTACGAGGCGGCCGGCTTCACCGGCTGGGACCTCGACTGGGCGGTGAACACCGCCTACACGTTCGTCACGGGGGCCGCACTGGACGACGCGACCACGGCCGCGATGGAGCGGGCGCGGATCCGGCCGGGGCGGGGCGCGGAGGGGGAGGCGGAGGAGGACATCGTCACCTGGGCGACGGGTATCGCCGCGCAGTACCCGAGGCTGAAGGCGCGCCTCGACGCACAGGCGGGCGGCGACCCGGACGCGATGATCCGGGAGAAGTTCGAGTTCGGGGTGGAGACCATCCTGGACGGCCTGGAGGCACGGCTGCGGACCCGGACGGAGATGGCGGGTGGGTGA
- a CDS encoding ATP-binding cassette domain-containing protein, with protein sequence MATSKAIEATGLRKSYGEKGEKVVLDGLDLEIEEGSVFALLGPNGAGKTTTVQILSTLIGADGGEARVAGYDLGRQADDVRRAIGVTGQFAAVDGLLNAEENLLLMADLHHLGRREGRRRAADLLDRFDLTEAARRPTATFSGGMRRKLDLAMTLVGDPRIIFLDEPTTGLDPRSRRTMWEIIRGLVTDQGVTVFLTTQYLEEADQLADRIAVLSGGRLVAEGTAAELKRRVPGSHIRIRFADQRQLDAAARVFDAGSRDGDELALRIPSDGELPGLRAVLDLLDASQLHAEALTVHTPDLDDVFLALT encoded by the coding sequence ATGGCCACCAGCAAGGCGATCGAGGCAACCGGTCTGCGCAAGTCGTACGGGGAGAAGGGGGAGAAGGTCGTCCTCGACGGGCTCGATCTGGAGATCGAAGAAGGGTCGGTGTTCGCGCTGCTGGGGCCGAACGGGGCCGGCAAGACCACCACCGTCCAGATCCTGTCCACGCTGATCGGCGCCGACGGCGGCGAGGCGCGGGTCGCCGGGTACGACCTGGGGCGGCAGGCCGACGACGTACGGCGGGCCATCGGGGTCACCGGGCAGTTCGCCGCCGTCGACGGGCTGCTGAACGCCGAGGAGAACCTGCTGCTGATGGCCGACCTGCATCACCTCGGAAGGAGGGAGGGGCGCAGGCGCGCGGCCGATCTGCTCGACCGCTTCGACCTCACCGAGGCCGCGCGCAGGCCCACCGCCACCTTCTCCGGGGGTATGCGGCGCAAGCTGGATCTCGCGATGACGCTGGTCGGCGATCCGCGGATCATCTTCCTCGACGAACCGACGACCGGGCTCGACCCGCGCAGCCGGCGCACCATGTGGGAGATCATCCGGGGGCTCGTCACCGATCAGGGCGTCACGGTCTTCCTCACGACGCAGTACCTGGAAGAGGCCGACCAGCTCGCCGACCGGATCGCCGTGCTCAGCGGCGGCCGGCTCGTCGCCGAGGGGACGGCGGCGGAGCTGAAGCGCCGTGTCCCGGGCAGCCACATCCGGATCCGGTTCGCCGACCAGCGTCAACTCGACGCCGCCGCCCGGGTGTTCGACGCAGGCAGCCGCGACGGCGACGAGCTCGCGCTGCGGATTCCGAGCGACGGCGAGCTGCCCGGCCTGCGTGCCGTGCTCGACCTGCTGGACGCCTCCCAGCTCCACGCCGAGGCCCTCACCGTGCACACGCCCGACCTCGACGACGTGTTCCTCGCGCTCACCTGA